In Canis lupus familiaris isolate Mischka breed German Shepherd chromosome 9, alternate assembly UU_Cfam_GSD_1.0, whole genome shotgun sequence, a single window of DNA contains:
- the LASP1 gene encoding LIM and SH3 domain protein 1 isoform X3, with protein MIKRFWHKACFHCETCKMTLNMKNYKGYEKIPYCNAHYPKQSFTMVADTPENLRLKQQSELQSQVRYKEEFEKNKGKGFSVVADTPELQRIKKTQDQISNIKYHEEFEKSRMGPSGGEGVEPERRDSQDSSSYRRPQEQQQPPHHIPASAPVYQQPQQQQVAQSYGGYKEPAAPVSIPRSAPGGGGKRYRAVYDYSAADEDEVSFQDGDTIVNVQQIDDGWMYGTVERTGDTGMLPANYVEAI; from the exons TTCTGGCACAAAGCATGCTTCCACTGCGAGACCTGCAAGATGACACTCAACATGAAAAACTACAAGGGCTATGAGAAGATCCCCTACTGCAATGC ACACTACCCCAAGCAGTCCTTCACCATGGTGGCTGACACCCCGGAAAACCTCCGCCTCAAGCAACAGAGCGAGCTCCAGAGTCAG GTGCGCTATAAGGAGGAGTTTGAGAAGAACAAGGGCAAAGGCTTCAGCGTGGTGGCAGACACACCCGAACTCCAGAGAATCAAGAAGACCCAGGACCAGATCAGTAAC ATAAAATACCACGAGGAGTTCGAGAAGAGCCGTATGGGCCCCAGCGGGGGCGAGGGCGTGGAACCTGAGCGCCGAGATTCGCAGGACAGCAGCAGCTACCGgcggccccaggagcagcagcagccgcccCACCACATCCCAGCCAGCGCGCCAG TTtaccagcagccccagcagcagcaggtggcACAGTCCTATGGTGGCTACAAGGAGCCCGCGGCCCCAGTCTCCATACCACGCAGCGCcccaggcgggggtggg AAGCGGTACCGCGCCGTGTACGACTACAGCGCCGCCGATGAGGATGAAGTCTCCTTCCAGGACGGGGACACCATCGTCAACGTGCAGCAGATCGACGATGGCTGGATGTACGGGACCGTGGAGCGCACGGGCGACACGGGGATGCTGCCGGCCAACTACGTGGAGGCCATCTGA
- the LASP1 gene encoding LIM and SH3 domain protein 1 isoform X2, translating into MNPNCARCGKIVYPTEKVNCLDKFWHKACFHCETCKMTLNMKNYKGYEKIPYCNAHYPKQSFTMVADTPENLRLKQQSELQSQVRYKEEFEKNKGKGFSVVADTPELQRIKKTQDQISNIKYHEEFEKSRMGPSGGEGVEPERRDSQDSSSYRRPQEQQQPPHHIPASAPVYQQPQQQQVAQSYGGYKEPAAPVSIPRSAPGGGGKRYRAVYDYSAADEDEVSFQDGDTIVNVQQIDDGWMYGTVERTGDTGMLPANYVEAI; encoded by the exons TTCTGGCACAAAGCATGCTTCCACTGCGAGACCTGCAAGATGACACTCAACATGAAAAACTACAAGGGCTATGAGAAGATCCCCTACTGCAATGC ACACTACCCCAAGCAGTCCTTCACCATGGTGGCTGACACCCCGGAAAACCTCCGCCTCAAGCAACAGAGCGAGCTCCAGAGTCAG GTGCGCTATAAGGAGGAGTTTGAGAAGAACAAGGGCAAAGGCTTCAGCGTGGTGGCAGACACACCCGAACTCCAGAGAATCAAGAAGACCCAGGACCAGATCAGTAAC ATAAAATACCACGAGGAGTTCGAGAAGAGCCGTATGGGCCCCAGCGGGGGCGAGGGCGTGGAACCTGAGCGCCGAGATTCGCAGGACAGCAGCAGCTACCGgcggccccaggagcagcagcagccgcccCACCACATCCCAGCCAGCGCGCCAG TTtaccagcagccccagcagcagcaggtggcACAGTCCTATGGTGGCTACAAGGAGCCCGCGGCCCCAGTCTCCATACCACGCAGCGCcccaggcgggggtggg AAGCGGTACCGCGCCGTGTACGACTACAGCGCCGCCGATGAGGATGAAGTCTCCTTCCAGGACGGGGACACCATCGTCAACGTGCAGCAGATCGACGATGGCTGGATGTACGGGACCGTGGAGCGCACGGGCGACACGGGGATGCTGCCGGCCAACTACGTGGAGGCCATCTGA
- the LASP1 gene encoding LIM and SH3 domain protein 1 isoform X1 has product MCPELRWWTLEFWHKACFHCETCKMTLNMKNYKGYEKIPYCNAHYPKQSFTMVADTPENLRLKQQSELQSQVRYKEEFEKNKGKGFSVVADTPELQRIKKTQDQISNIKYHEEFEKSRMGPSGGEGVEPERRDSQDSSSYRRPQEQQQPPHHIPASAPVYQQPQQQQVAQSYGGYKEPAAPVSIPRSAPGGGGKRYRAVYDYSAADEDEVSFQDGDTIVNVQQIDDGWMYGTVERTGDTGMLPANYVEAI; this is encoded by the exons TTCTGGCACAAAGCATGCTTCCACTGCGAGACCTGCAAGATGACACTCAACATGAAAAACTACAAGGGCTATGAGAAGATCCCCTACTGCAATGC ACACTACCCCAAGCAGTCCTTCACCATGGTGGCTGACACCCCGGAAAACCTCCGCCTCAAGCAACAGAGCGAGCTCCAGAGTCAG GTGCGCTATAAGGAGGAGTTTGAGAAGAACAAGGGCAAAGGCTTCAGCGTGGTGGCAGACACACCCGAACTCCAGAGAATCAAGAAGACCCAGGACCAGATCAGTAAC ATAAAATACCACGAGGAGTTCGAGAAGAGCCGTATGGGCCCCAGCGGGGGCGAGGGCGTGGAACCTGAGCGCCGAGATTCGCAGGACAGCAGCAGCTACCGgcggccccaggagcagcagcagccgcccCACCACATCCCAGCCAGCGCGCCAG TTtaccagcagccccagcagcagcaggtggcACAGTCCTATGGTGGCTACAAGGAGCCCGCGGCCCCAGTCTCCATACCACGCAGCGCcccaggcgggggtggg AAGCGGTACCGCGCCGTGTACGACTACAGCGCCGCCGATGAGGATGAAGTCTCCTTCCAGGACGGGGACACCATCGTCAACGTGCAGCAGATCGACGATGGCTGGATGTACGGGACCGTGGAGCGCACGGGCGACACGGGGATGCTGCCGGCCAACTACGTGGAGGCCATCTGA